Proteins from a single region of Bdellovibrio bacteriovorus HD100:
- a CDS encoding LLM class flavin-dependent oxidoreductase, with protein MSDTKKLSEIQLSVLDLAPIIDGKSVADSFHNTLDLAQHTEKWGYNRYWLAEHHNLDGIASSATSVLIGYVAGGTKTIRVGSGGVMLPNHAPLVIAEQFGTLAHLYPGRIDLGLGRAPGTDRLTMHALRRDMQGNENDFPENVRELIGYFAKSHGHERVRAIPAMGTEVPVWLLGSSLYSAQLAAVMGLPYSFADHFAPEQMEEAIHVYRSGFQASRYLKKPYVMVGLQVVAADTSEKAQRLATTLYLRFLGIIRNQRVNLLPPVSSMEQIWRPGEKEIVLSKLSNAIIGDKDEVKAGLERFIQRTGADEVMILSDMYDHADRLRSFELTAEVWKS; from the coding sequence ATGTCTGATACTAAAAAGCTTTCTGAAATTCAGCTCTCTGTCCTGGACCTTGCGCCCATCATCGACGGTAAATCCGTCGCGGACTCTTTTCACAACACTCTGGATCTGGCTCAGCACACAGAAAAGTGGGGATACAACCGCTATTGGCTGGCCGAACATCACAACCTGGATGGTATCGCCAGTTCTGCGACCTCTGTGCTGATTGGGTATGTGGCAGGCGGGACCAAAACCATCCGCGTGGGCTCTGGCGGCGTGATGCTGCCGAATCATGCGCCGCTGGTCATCGCCGAACAGTTCGGCACGCTTGCGCATTTATACCCGGGTCGCATTGACCTGGGGTTGGGACGTGCCCCCGGCACGGATCGTCTGACCATGCACGCTTTACGGCGCGATATGCAGGGAAATGAAAACGACTTCCCGGAAAATGTGCGCGAGCTGATCGGATACTTCGCAAAAAGCCATGGACATGAACGTGTGCGCGCCATCCCGGCAATGGGAACCGAAGTTCCGGTGTGGCTGTTAGGGTCCAGCCTTTACAGTGCTCAACTGGCGGCAGTCATGGGGCTTCCTTATTCCTTTGCCGACCACTTCGCCCCGGAACAAATGGAAGAGGCGATTCATGTCTACCGCTCGGGTTTCCAGGCTTCACGGTATTTAAAGAAACCTTATGTGATGGTGGGCTTGCAGGTTGTCGCCGCCGACACCAGTGAAAAAGCCCAGCGCCTGGCTACCACCTTGTATCTGCGATTTTTGGGAATTATTCGCAATCAGCGCGTGAATCTGCTGCCCCCAGTAAGCAGTATGGAGCAGATCTGGCGACCAGGGGAAAAAGAAATTGTCTTAAGCAAATTAAGCAACGCCATCATCGGCGACAAAGACGAAGTCAAAGCCGGCCTGGAGCGATTTATCCAGCGCACCGGGGCTGATGAGGTGATGATTTTGTCTGATATGTACGATCACGCTGATCGCCTGCGCTCTTTTGAACTGACCGCTGAAGTCTGGAAAAGCTAG
- a CDS encoding substrate-binding domain-containing protein encodes MKIEGQVAMRKGFEEEIEKFNKSNSEKIKVIPYVAGEGRKGILNQTTQLDEALKKNPNVIVIQPTDNSALARGLQEANSKGIPVIAYDQYIVNGNLASFLTSDNYQGGRDNGDYIEKVFDKGSTIRIVVFEYPQVSSTMDRVDGFFDSLREHNRNFKVLKRYQAVDPASGEVAVKQFLKDFPEKGSVDLILTVNDGGGITIVKTLWEKKRTEIRHATFDGDPESVENIKNKRLTIIDSAQFCAELGRETARSLIAYLKKEKVPSKKLVPTFPVTAQSVKDYPGWMGRPSSKYVTVTPEKTPVRVKTTSIPTSSSNRVIVKIGVAPLCPYLCEKGPGVWGGYIYDILKDIAQKQGFILQMESIANTRLVSNLLSRKVNYIIVPSYMVRYLSNIRVVGPDLGMSYLGALVPLNYKDSLIDSESIATKKIVYADVGSEGSAEVFSTSGGSRVIKLTGSDVADRMIKMINDRRVDLALGDYNLLSYSMGRKAGVNLKLVPTSLTGFSSLVLVSVPKEPEFGSVPQHLQNWFLQARQSGELDNILNKYNLKDWHLMSQD; translated from the coding sequence ATGAAGATTGAAGGCCAGGTCGCCATGCGAAAAGGCTTCGAAGAAGAGATTGAAAAATTCAACAAATCCAACTCTGAAAAAATCAAAGTAATACCTTATGTGGCTGGTGAAGGACGCAAAGGGATCCTGAATCAGACAACCCAGCTGGATGAGGCCCTTAAAAAAAATCCAAATGTGATTGTGATTCAACCCACAGACAATTCGGCTCTGGCTCGTGGTCTGCAAGAGGCCAACTCCAAGGGCATTCCAGTGATCGCGTATGATCAGTATATCGTAAACGGAAACCTGGCTTCGTTTTTAACCAGCGACAACTATCAGGGTGGCCGCGACAATGGCGACTATATCGAAAAAGTCTTTGATAAAGGCAGCACAATTCGTATTGTGGTCTTCGAATACCCGCAGGTGTCTTCGACGATGGACCGGGTTGACGGGTTCTTTGATTCTCTTCGCGAACACAATCGTAATTTCAAAGTTCTGAAGCGCTATCAGGCCGTGGATCCGGCATCGGGTGAGGTCGCAGTAAAGCAGTTCCTGAAGGATTTCCCGGAAAAAGGAAGTGTGGATCTGATTTTGACTGTCAATGACGGGGGCGGCATCACGATCGTGAAGACCCTTTGGGAAAAAAAGCGCACCGAGATTCGTCATGCCACTTTTGACGGCGATCCTGAGTCGGTTGAAAATATCAAAAACAAAAGACTGACGATCATCGATTCTGCCCAGTTTTGTGCAGAGTTGGGGCGTGAGACCGCGCGAAGTTTGATTGCTTATCTTAAAAAAGAAAAAGTTCCGTCCAAAAAACTTGTGCCCACATTTCCAGTGACAGCCCAGTCCGTGAAGGACTATCCGGGTTGGATGGGGCGTCCTTCGTCAAAATATGTGACAGTGACGCCGGAAAAAACTCCGGTCCGGGTGAAAACCACTTCGATTCCGACATCGTCGTCCAACCGGGTGATTGTGAAGATCGGCGTGGCTCCGTTGTGCCCATATTTGTGCGAAAAAGGTCCTGGTGTGTGGGGTGGATATATCTATGATATTCTGAAAGACATCGCCCAAAAGCAGGGGTTTATCCTGCAGATGGAAAGTATCGCCAACACCCGTCTGGTTTCCAACCTTCTGTCGCGCAAGGTGAATTACATTATCGTACCGTCTTATATGGTTCGCTATCTTTCGAACATCCGCGTCGTGGGGCCGGATTTGGGGATGAGTTATCTGGGGGCCTTGGTGCCTCTGAACTATAAAGACTCTCTGATTGACAGTGAATCCATTGCCACTAAAAAAATCGTCTATGCTGATGTGGGGAGTGAAGGCAGTGCGGAAGTGTTTTCCACTTCCGGAGGATCCCGGGTGATCAAACTGACGGGGTCAGATGTGGCCGATCGAATGATCAAGATGATCAATGATCGTCGCGTGGATCTGGCGCTGGGGGACTATAATCTGCTCAGCTATTCCATGGGTCGCAAGGCCGGTGTGAATCTGAAACTGGTGCCTACGTCGTTGACCGGATTCAGCTCCTTGGTTCTGGTGAGTGTGCCTAAAGAGCCCGAGTTTGGTTCTGTTCCCCAGCACCTTCAGAACTGGTTCCTGCAGGCCCGGCAAAGTGGTGAATTGGACAATATTTTGAACAAGTATAATCTGAAAGACTGGCACCTGATGTCTCAGGACTAG